Proteins encoded in a region of the Eretmochelys imbricata isolate rEreImb1 chromosome 10, rEreImb1.hap1, whole genome shotgun sequence genome:
- the SNN gene encoding stannin gives MSIMDHSPTTGVVTVIVILIAIAALGALILGCWCYLRLQRISQSEDEESIVGEGETKEPFLLVQYSAKGPCVERKAKLTPNGTEIHS, from the coding sequence ATGTCTATTATGGATCACAGCCCCACCACTGGAGTGGTGACTGTAATAGTCATTCTGATTGCTATTGCTGCTCTTGGTGCCTTGATACTGGGCTGCTGGTGTTACCTGCGTCTGCAAAGGATCAGCCAGTCTGAAGATGAAGAGAGCATTGTGGGAGAAGGAGAAACCAAAGAGCCTTTCCTTTTGGTGCAGTATTCTGCTAAAGGACCTTGTGTAGAGAGAAAAGCAAAGCTGACTCCTAATGGCACAGAAATTCATAGCTAA